From a single Arachis hypogaea cultivar Tifrunner chromosome 3, arahy.Tifrunner.gnm2.J5K5, whole genome shotgun sequence genomic region:
- the LOC112790035 gene encoding protochlorophyllide reductase, chloroplastic, which produces MALQAASLVPASFSIPKEGKSSASLRDTTLFGLSFSDTVKSDLTSSALRSKREFHKKFGAVRAQTVATEAPAVKAGAPGGKKTLRKGSVVITGASSGLGLATAKALAETGKWHVIMACRDFLKAERAAKSAGIAKENYSIMHLDLASLDSVRQFVDNFRRSERPLDVLVCNAAVYLPTAKEPTYTAEGFELSVGTNHLGHFLLSRLLLDDLNKSDYPSKRMIIVGSITGNTNTLAGNVPPKANLGDMRGLAGGLNGLNTSSMIDGGDFDGAKAYKDSKVCNMLTMQEFHRRYHEETGITFASLYPGCIATTGLFREHIPLFRLLFPPFQKFITKGFVSEDEAGKRLAQVVSDPSLTKSGVYWSWNKDSASFENQLSQEASDADKARKVWEISEKLVGLA; this is translated from the exons ATGGCTCTTCAGGCTGCTTCCCTGGTTCCCGCTTCTTTCTCCATTCCTAAAGAG GGAAAGTCTAGCGCATCACTTAGAGACACAACATTGTTTGGTCTTTCATTTTCAGACACTGTCAAAAGTGACTTAACCTCCTCTGCATTGAGGTCTAAG AGGGAATTTCATAAAAAGTTTGGAGCAGTGAGAGCCCAGACAGTGGCTACCGAGGCGCCGGCCGTGAAGGCGGGTGCACCAGGTGGCAAGAAAACATTGAGGAAGGGCAGTGTTGTGATCACAGGAGCTTCGTCCGGACTCGGCCTTGCGACTGCTAAGGCATTGGCCGAGACAGGAAAATGGCATGTCATAATGGCCTGCAGGGACTTCCTAAAAGCCGAAAGAGCTGCGAAATCTGCCGGCATTGccaaagagaactactccatcatGCATTTGGATCTTGCATCTCTTGACAGCGTCCGTCAGTTCGTCGATAACTTCAGGCGTTCTGAAAGGCCGTTAGATGTGCTGGTCTGTAATGCTGCTGTTTATTTGCCAACTGCTAAGGAACCTACTTACACAGCCGAAGGATTTGAACTCAGCGTAGGGACTAACCATCTCGGACATTTCCTCCTCTCGCGACTATTGCTCGACGACTTGAACAAATCTGACTATCCATCCAAGCGCATGATCATTGTTGGCTCAATTACAG GAAACACGAACACATTGGCCGGAAATGTGCCTCCCAAGGCAAACCTGGGGGACATGAGGGGACTGGCTGGAGGCTTGAATGGGCTGAACACTTCATCCATGATAGATGGAGGAGATTTTGATGGTGCAAAGGCGTATAAGGACAGCAAAGTCTGCAACATGCTCACCATGCAAGAATTCCACAGAAGATACCATGAGGAAACTGGAATCACATTCGCTTCGCTTTACCCTGGTTGCATTGCCACAACTGGCTTGTTTAGAGAGCACATTCCCCTGTTCAGGCTTCTCTTCCCTCCATTCCAAAAGTTCATTACCAAAGGGTTTGTCTCAGAAGATGAGGCAGGAAAGAGACTTGCACAG GTTGTGAGCGATCCAAGCCTAACGAAGTCAGGTGTATACTGGAGCTGGAACAAGGATTCTGCTTCATTTGAAAACCAGTTGTCGCAGGAGGCTAGCGACGCGGATAAGGCTCGCAAGGTATGGGAGATCAGTGAGAAGCTTGTTGGTTTAGCCTAA
- the LOC140183354 gene encoding uncharacterized protein, with translation MCCNGGKVSLPQVNAPQELLDIFLDPSAEGNHFRKHIRGYNHVFSFTSCGVHIDEQLASARHGIYTFRSQGSMYHSIGGFHPDQGARPRFLQLYIYDTDHELQNRMLENTQLHESLVLKLQQLLHRYNPFIHVFCQLAQRLDVQECSLVIRERPANQPQYSLPTASQVAAIIVGDDIETMVRGRDIKVQTHAGNLRRIQEFVGYYDPLQYPLLFPFGTHGWDINTRTQRGNKVSCRTYYSYMLQIRPNDHSTVLQAGRLLQQYVVDNYVKMETGKLRWVRQRQKELRAELYQGLQDALHTGENNAENVGRRTILPSSFVGSRRDMTQRYEDGMAIVLKEGKPDIFLTMTCNPSWRRFDTPIPINQNVTIDNRWVVPYNPWLLLKYDCHINVEICSSIKSIKYLYKYCYKGPDRVAMEVHRSSHYDEVQQFIDARWIAAPEACWRIFRFNLYRMYPSVERLQVHLPNQHQVSFYEHQTISEIVNNDYFSRTMLTEFFALNRADDHQSRHLLYREIPEYYSWHSKEKEWRRRRSQKRAIGRIYTVSPTEGEKFYLRILLSNVRGPTGWDDLLTVDGVQYSSFKQSAQHRGLLESDSSIRSCLEEASILRMPCALRRLFATILIFCEPTDVRSLWDEFLSCMVDDYASTSTTTCNGLTNRLLRDLNDILLQHGKHIAQYDLPALTSDNDNDNFMPRIIQEEMSIEVPQEDLCSIERLNHDQSAAFRCIMNTIDRRESGVFFVDGPGGAGKTFLYRAIIADLRIKGHIVLVTASSGIAATLLPGGRTAHSRFKIPINAEPSSTCNISKQSDLAKLIRQTTAIIWDEAPMTNKETMESLDRTLRDILENNNPFGGKVMVMGGDFRQVLPVVPKGSKSQMISASIVKSHLWAFTKILHLRQNMRSLNDHDFAEYLMRIGDGIEPTICEDLVQIKVGMAIPWEGEASIHKLIEETFPNLQSHGWDASYMVERAILTPKNHDVQQLNDIVINQFPGDERILASFDEVEGDTNNLYQQEYLNSISTGGLPPHMLKVKKGAPLMLLRNIDPKAGLCNGTRLLCRGTFQNMLDVEILTGHHSGKRAFLPRIKHKTTENSGLPFVLIRKQFPVRLSFALTINKSQGQTIPKVGIYLPKHVFSHGQLYVALSRSISQSTTKILVKEGTVDGKGGQFTKNVVFKEILLPAPQETGFQSLWNTWKDEQSIVSMRPIDNKVHPIKIYSIGWGGTVKADKTQLWKMP, from the exons ATGTGTTGCAATGGAGGAAAAGTTTCTTTGCCCCAAGTAAACGCTCCTCAAGAATTACTAGACATCTTCTTAGACCCTTCTGCAGAAGGGAACCATTTTAGGAAACACATTCGTGGTTACAATCATGTTTTTTCATTCACTTCATGTGGTGTACACATAGACGAACAATTAGCTTCAGCAAGACATGGTATATATACATTCCGTTCTCAAGGATCAATGTACCACAGTATAGGAGGATTTCATCCGGATCAGGGGGCGCGGCCACGCTTCTTGCAACTATATATATACGATACTGATCACGAGTTACAGAATAGGATGCTGGAGAACACACAACTGCATGAAAGTTTGGTTTTGAAGCTACAACAATTGTTGCACCGATATAATCCTTTTATCCATGTATTCTGCCAGCTTGCACAACGACTAGATGTGCAAGAGTGTAGTTTGGTGATCAGAGAGCGACCTGCTAATCAACCACAATACAGTCTCCCAACTGCTTCACAAGTAGCAGCCATAATAGTCGGTGATGATATTGAAACAATGGTGCGAGGACGGGATATCAAGGTTCAAACTCATGCTGGTAACCTTAGAAGGATTCAAGAGTTTGTTGGGTATTACGATCCACTAcaatatcctcttctttttccatTTGGAACCCATGGATGGGATATAAATACTCGAACTCAACGTGGAAATAAAGTATCATGCCGGACATATTATAGCTATATGCTCCAG ATCCGCCCCAATGATCACTCAACAGTTTTGCAAGCGGGGCGACTTCTTCAACAATATGTTGTTGACAACTATGTGAAAATGGAAACAGGCAAGTTAAGATGGGTTCGACAAAGACAAAAGGAACTTCGAGCTGAACTGTATCAAGGCTTGCAAGATGCTTTGCACACAGGAGAGAATAATGCTG AAAATGTTGGCAGAAGAACGATATTACCATCGTCGTTCGTGGGCAGTCGTCGAGACATGACTCAACGGTACGAGGATGGAATGGCTATTGTTCTTAAAGAAGGCAAACCGGATATTTTTCTAACTATGACATGCAATCCATCATG GAGGCGATTTGATACTCCAATCCCTATAAACCAAAATGTCACAATTGACAATAGATGGGTGGTTCCGTACAACCCTTGGCTACTACTGAAGTATGATTGTCATATCAATGTAGAGATATGTAGCAGTATCAAGAGCATAAAATATCTATACAAGTATTGCTATAAGGGACCAGACCGTGTGGCAATGGAGGTTCACAGAAGTTCTCATTATGATGAGGTGCAACAGTTCATTGATGCAAGATGGATTGCCGCTCCAGAGGCATGTTGGAGGATATTTAGATTCAACCTTTACCGAATGTATCCATCAGTTGAAAGGTTGCAAGTTCATTTGCCAAATCAACATCAAGTGAGCTTTTATGAGCACCAAACTATTTCTGAAATAGTTAATAATGACTATTTCTCAAGAACAATGCTCACTGAATTTTTTGCACTTAATCGGGCTGATGACCATCAATCTAGGCATCTTTTGTACAGGGAAATCCCAGAATATTACAGTTGGCATAGCAAGGAAAAAGAATGGCGTCGACGCAGGTCACAAAAGAGAGCTATTGGTCGGATCTATACCGTTTCGCCAACAGAAGGTGAAAAATTTTATTTGCGTATTCTGTTGTCAAATGTAAGAGGCCCAACTGGTTGGGATGATTTGCTAACAGTCGATGGTGTCCAATATTCGTCCTTTAAGCAATCCGCTCAGCATCGAGGACTGTTGGAGAGTGATAGTAGTATAAGATCATGTTTGGAAGAGGCATCTATTTTGAGAATGCCATGTGCTCTAAGAAGGTTGTTTGCCACCATTCTAATTTTTTGTGAGCCAACAGATGTAAGAAGTCTGTGGGACGAGTTTCTCTCATGTATGGTGGATGATTACGCATCAACAAGCACTACAACCTGCAATGGGTTGACTAATCGTTTGCTTAGGGATTTAAATGACATCCTCCTACAACATGGAAAACATATTGCACAATACGATTTACCAGCTCTAACCTCGGACAACGACAACGACAACTTCATGCCTAGAATTATTCAAGAAGAAATGTCCATCGAAGTTCCTCAAGAAGACCTGTGTTCTATAGAAAGATTGAATCATGACCAGTCTGCAGCTTTCAGGTGCATTATGAATACAATTGATCGAAGAGAAAGTGGAGTGTTCTTCGTGGATGGACCAGGAGGAGCAGGTAAGACATTTCTTTACAGAGCTATAATTGCAGACTTAAGAATTAAAGGGCATATTGTTTTGGTAACTGCGTCCTCAGGAATAGCTGCAACTTTACTGCCTGGTGGTCGAACAGCTCATTCTAGATTTAAGATCCCAATCAATGCAGAGCCATCCTCCACGTGCAATATAAGTAAACAATCTGATCTTGCAAAACTGATTAGGCAGACGACCGCGATAATTTGGGATGAAGCGCCAATGACTAATAAAGAGACAATGGAATCACTAGACCGCACATTACGAGACATCTTAGAAAACAATAATCCATTTGGAGGGAAGGTGATGGTTATGGGAGGGGATTTTCGCCAAGTACTACCTGTTGTGCCGAAAGGAAGTAAGTCGCAAATGATTTCAGCTTCTATTGTTAAATCACATTTGTGGGCATTCACCAAAATTCTCCACCTGCGACAAAATATGCGATCTCTTAATGATCATGATTTTGCGGAGTATCTTATGCGCATAGGGGATGGGATTGAGCCTACCATATGTGAAGATTTGGTACAAATAAAAGTAGGCATGGCAATACCATGGGAAGGTGAGGCATCAATACACAAACTAATAGAAGAAACCTTTCCAAATTTACAATCTCATGGGTGGGATGCATCTTATATGGTGGAGAGAGCGATATTGACACCCAAGAATCATGATGTGCAACAGCTTAATGATATAGTCATCAACCAATTTCCGGGAGACGAACGAATTTTAGCATCCTTTGATGAAGTAGAAGGAGATACAAATAATCTGTATCAACAAGAATATCTTAACTCGATCTCCACAGGTGGATTGCCACCTCATATGTTAAAGGTAAAAAAAGGTGCTCCTCTGATGTTACTGAGAAACATAGATCCTAAGGCAGGCTTATGCAATGGCACAAGGCTACTGTGTCGAGGAACTTTTCAAAATATGTTAGACGTGGAAATCTTAACAGGCCATCACTCTGGAAAAAGAGCATTTCTGCCTCggataaaacacaaaacaacTGAGAACTCAGGACTACCCTTTGTGCTTATTAGAAAACAATTTCCTGTAAGGTTGAGTTTTGCCTTAACGATAAATAAATCACAAGGGCAAACTATCCCTAAAGTAGGGATCTATCTCCCTAAACATGTGTTCAGCCATGGTCAATTATACGTTGCTCTATCTCGAAGTATTTCTCAGTCAACCACAAAAATCTTAGTCAAAGAAGGAACAGTAGATGGAAAAGGGGGACAATTCACAAAGAATGTGGTGTTCAAAGAAATTTTGTTACCTGCACCTCAG GAAACAGGATTTCAATCGTTATGGAATACATGGAAGGATGAGCAATCAATTGTATCAATGAGACCAATCGACAATAAA GTTCATCCAATCAAAATTTATTCTATTGGTTGGGGAGGTACAGTTAAAGCAGACAAAACTCAACTATGGAAGATG CCATGA